ATAAGAGGACTACGTATTTGTCCAACTACttgtatttcattattatcttcaatcttgTCTTTTTCTGTATCTTCATCGTCAATAGTAATTGTTTTCTCTTCGCGCCATTTAGTTTTTAATTCTGACCACGAAGATGTTCCTGGTAATGCTCTAAATGATGAATGATAAACTTCATCGTTAGATTTTGCTGCCACATTTGAACTTCTCTGATAATTTCTTGACCAAAATCTTTGACGAGGTTCTGACAAAAGCGCGTTTCTACCGATACTACAGTGAATCGACGTGTTTTCTACAACTTTGTGATGGTACAATTTTCGTAAAGAATTCTGATAAAAGTTCTGGTGAAATTGGTTGCGACTAATAGAACTTCTTATCATATTATTGGTAATATTTGgtactaaaaaattattcatttgtacTGAAATGAATCTGTTCTGATGTATAGCAGTGCTATGATTTTCTACAGCAACGAACATGTTCTGGAACATAGTATTTCTATGATGCCAATACGAGCTTTGGTTGTACATGTACGGTAATctattcatatatacataattaggATTAAAATTTGTATGCTGAGCCTGCTGCATAGAAAAATAATCCTGCATAAAAACATTTTGTACACTTGTTACATTTTGATGAAATGGCATAATATTTGTATTCCTTCTAACATTATTGTTCGTGGaagaattgtaggattgtggcgTCTTTTGATTTGTGTTTGAACTTTCTACATTTTTGTTAGGCCGTAGCCTTTTGTCCGTTTGCtgtaagttttttaattttgagctTTCATAATGATAAACAGTTTTATGAGGTTTTATGCTGTGTGGTATGTAACCTCTTGAAACCTTTATTGATATGGTAGACTGAGAAGCTATATTTGgaattaaattcaatatttccatTCGTGTCATAGGTTTTGGTACTTCTTGAACCTCGTCATCAGAAAGTTCTATGAtctaattaaaaagtaaaaaattgtaaagtttataatttataatattacaaatattactgTAAGCACTTACCTCCTGTTTTGATCTTTTAATTGGTGAATTCTCTTTCGATATTGAAGATGATTTATGTTTACCTAAGCAATGTTCCAAAGTTTTAGTATTGGAATCAATTATAGAAATATCAGAAGCCGACACTTTATCTGTTCTTTTTggtaataattttacatttcgtTGTATGCGCGATCCGCGCCAATTTAACATTTTATCATCCTTGCTGTAATCAGCTGAGGGatctttgacaatttttatactaCCTAATAAGGTTTCTTCTGATATAATTTCTGCTCTAGAATTTCTCTTTCTATTAGTTCCATTTATATTCACAGATTCCACAtcagtatttaattttgtacagttTTCTATGTTACTTTCATGTTCAACACTTTCAGATTGAATTTCTGTGTTTCCTATTTTACCAAGAAGATTATTTAAAACTTCACGTACATCATTTACTACATCACTGTGTTCTGTTACATTTTGACAAATTTCTATGGAAGAATCAGTATCATCCTTAATCATTTGTTTTGGACAATCATCAAGTTTCTCACTGTTTGTATTTTTTTCTGGACAATCTGTAGGTATTCTGTTGtccatattaattatttctggACAATCTACAGGTATGCTACTGTTCATACTAGTTCTTTCTGGACAATCAAGAGATATTTCGTCGATTATGCTAAGTTGTTTCGGACAATCAGCATGTTTTTCACTGTCTGTATTAGTTTTTTGTGGAGAAACATCAGGTTTTTTACTGTCCCTATTAGTTTCTTCTGGAGAATTGATAGATTTTTGATTGTCTATATTTATACAATCTTTACTTTCTTGTGTATCAATCATCCAAAGACCATTTTCAGGCTCCACAATGACTTTACGTTTTGTATTAACACTTTCATCATGCTTTACATTCCTTTCAGAAGCATAAATGAAACGTTGTATGTGATAACCATAGCGTACTAATTGACTATAAACTCTATACTCTTCTAAAGAACATTCGATGTTATCAATTAAAAGGTCATAAGCTTGTTGAATGGATAATGGTACATCGTTCCATGTAAGCTCCAAacaattctaaaataaaataatatgcacATTGATTATTATGTTACGTAACAATTCATAAGTTTATAGTCCATGTGTTTGAATTATATAAACATACAGCTTCCAAAAGAAACAATGCTTCTTCTGGTATTAAGTACAAGGCACCATTTTTTTCCAAACCAAAACTACTCCAGTCTTGACCAGAATGTTTTTTGACTTTGGCCCTTTTTTGTGCAGGCAACCATTCGGCACTGGCTAATTGAGAAATACGGTCTACCCTTTCCACAGCTAATAAATTTTTACGGGTTATAATGCCTTTCTCAAGTTGCATATTTTGCAACCAAGAGTTATCTGGTTCAAACTGTTTCATTCCAGTCTTTGGAAGGGTTTTAATTGATCTTTCATACTCATCCCAAGCATGGCACTTTATACCTCTGTTCTTTAACAACCCTTCTGCcctgtaaaattttattattttttcaaactacgtttaaattacattaaattattacgaaATATTAAAAGATGTTTACGTATAAAAAACTTACGTTAACATATTGACGGGAAATTTGTCCGTTTCTTCCGTCATGTTCTGACTATTGTTTTCATCCATTTACTTTATGAATTAAACCTGTCATTGTTCGATACCTGTATATAGTTAACAATTGTATTAAAATACCTacgtataatttttaaatttatgtaaagaattttgtacctaaaaatattatttttcactaCTAAAAATCACAAACAATAATTGTTATTGAATACTGATACAAATTCCATTTATATTTGAAAGGAACGATGCCGGTAGGAGACatcaaataataagaaaaaggaATCAGTACGAAGGATTAAATATTTTACGTATATTAAAGTTTTAACagatataaacatatatgtatatttccaATGTCATTTTTTAACCATGTTTTCTTCGGTTCAAGAAATTTATGCAAGGTtaagaaatgtataaatgtgtatctgtttatgtatgtatatgtatatacatgatGTATGTAAAATAGTCAATTCAGCAAAAGGCAGAGTTATCGAATGACCGATTTTCGTTCGTCTTGCGCATGTTGGTTCTGATTGGTTTGTAACCAAGAGTAAAGCGCAAACGCAGTTATGAAGCTTTTATCACGAAGAGTATATACTTAGTTGTCttttattttgcacattttctaTGTCAAACATGACTAAATGACTTCGACGACTGCACGGTATTTTTTACCGAATAGTCTGTCTTCCAACCATTAATCAGTCCATACTCATATAAATCAGCTTCAAGGAATTTACAAGATGTATAATAGAatcttgaatttgaaaattcgaaaatttaaacatttataattcTAATTTACGAAGATGATCACGCATTTACTAATCATATATTTCGTCCACGGTATATATAATTAATGAAGGAGAAAGCTAAACGTGGTGGGATAGCACTAATGTCCTCGTGGACTCACTTGAGCTGCGCAAAGCAGCCCTATTCTCTCATTGAATGCTGTTGTATGTAACATACATaaacaatatatacatatatactacaTGACCGATTAAATGCCTTCCATGTTTAAGAAGCAATAAAGCATTTGACACTATTAACATAAaagctatttttaaatttgttttctttttttattaatatgccTATTTTCCATAAATGGAAAtgtaaataaagttaaattacaatttgtatTCATGTTACTACCTAAGGAACAGTTCAGTTGTCTTACTTTTAATCCTCCTTTACTATTGGATAAGCAGACGAATGAGTGGAACCACCCAATTAAAAGTACCTATCTCAGTACTGtatttggaaataaaaaattttgccaTATGTAGTGCTATAATGTAGTAATAAATTTCAACTGATATATGTACAAACTATAATCATCGTGTATGACAGAAATAAGATACCGATATCTTTAAATGATGTACAACATGttcttttcatatttcataagtTACATTGTTGGACAGCATCGATGGTGAGTACAGTTAATTAAAGTACCTCTCGTTACTCATTATTAATGCGATTATCAGAAAGTAAATATTCTGAagatatatatagtatatacgcAATTGCGTGTTTGTACGGGATGCACAAACTATAATTCATTGCATGAACATTTTTTGGGCGTTTCAAAACGATGCTTTATCACGCAATGTATATAAAGTCTAGATTATCTTGAATTATCATTACGTTATGGTACTATTTCTCTGGATTTCATTGGCTACTAATTGTCAACTGTCAGTTGTGGACATTTAGTGACGTTTAGCTGTTTGTTTTGATTCATTAATGTAAGTGGAAGAATTGTAATGTTAAAATATGTTGATTAATATTAACTTATGTAGAGAGATTAATAATACGTTCGGTGAAGATTGCAATTGACAAAGTAAATTCAATGACATTCGTTCCAATTTTTATAACCATTTTCATAGTCGTAACataattggaattttttatttttgtaatattcatCTATTGCTTTTAAATGTTCttaaatagttaaaaatatttaattataacttttttttttaatttcttgactAGAGTAAAAACGTATTATATCTGCTTTTTTTAAAAGATAACATTTTTTATGCTATTCTTAGCAGATTTGTTATTCTTACTGATAAAAATTGTTTGGTTTGatgattttattttcagtttcaaAGTTACAAGGTTTTTGAATCTTTAATTTGTTTTCTTTTGAAGTTTGATAAATGTGATTTATTATATACCGGTTCTGAGATGCAAATATGCAttgttaattacaaaattatgcaatttgcTTCAGACAGTTAGAAAAATGCTATGGCGGCCTCAGGATCACATAATGGGGATGCAGAGACTGAAAGTGATAAATTTGAAGGATCAAAAATTGATCGACATGGTTTCCTTCAAGACTCTAACTGTAGCTCTGATAGGtaatattgaaagaaataatataataattttctaactATTATGTAATAgttcatttattaatatattttgtaaaattatagccTTGCAAAACAAGGAATACCACCTGAGATAATGCTAAGAAGGGAACGAAAATGGATACAGATGTTAAATAATTGGAGTCATTTCATGAATACAAATTATCGTAAAGTAAGAGAAAGATGCAGAAAAGGTATTCCACCTTCTGTAAGGCTCCGTGCATGGTTAAATCTATGTGGGGGCCAATTGTTGATGGATGGAAACCCAAATTTATTTGAAGAACTGGTAGAACGATCTGGTGATCCAAAATATATAGACGATATAAAAAAAGATCTTCATCGACAATTTCCTCATCATGTGATGTTTATTGGAGAAGCACCAGGACAAGAAGAACTATTTAAAGTGTTGAAGGCATATTCAATTTTGAATAGTAAAGTTGGTTATTGTCAAGCTCAAGCACCTATCGCAGCATTTTTGCTGATGCATATGCCTGCTGTACAAGCATTTTGGTGTCTCGTTGCAATATGTGATAAATACTTGATCGGTTATTATAGTCAAGGAATGGAAACATTATTAAGAGATGGAGATATTTTATTTGCTCTTCTTAAAAGAGTATCTCCTGTTGCTTATAAACATTTAGTTAGTATAAACTTATTTTCTTCTttgtatacaattaaaaattagattGTGTGTATATAATATTCACTTTTGCAGAAAAAACAAAAGATGGAGCCAATTTTATATATGACTGAATGGTTCTTGTGTGTTTATACGCGAACACTGCCATGGGAAAGTATTCTTCGAGTGTGGGATATGTTTCTTTGTGAAggcgttaaaattatttttaaagtcGGTCTGGTTTTGTTAAAAGGCAGTTTAGGTCGTACATCCCTTACTAAACGCTGTCCGACAGTTTACGAAACGCTCCAAGTACTAAGAAATCCTCCACAACACATTATGGAAGAAGAAGCTTTAGTGTATCAGGTAAACTATcaattttttttggatatgGTCAGACATCTCTAATATACTATTTCAGATTCGAAAACTAAATATAACTGAAGAGGATTTTGAATACGAGCATCAGCGTCAAGTATTAAAACGAAAAGCAGCAGAACAGGCATCTCTTTCCACTGCTAATCGGACAGACTGACTAAAGAAGTAGGTAGCATGTAAAATGAGTAAAGAGCTTACAGGTATTACTCCAAAGTGTGCCTTCCTCTCTATATTCTTCATATTGTACAGTTCACAACATCTATATAGTTATACTTTTACAAAAGTACCTAATTTCtttattgcaaatttagatAAATCGCACATGCATACATTCCTTGGATAGATCAAAACAAACAATTTATCTATAGTTTTACTACTAAACTATGATTGCAAAACGTGCACAATATTTGTAGATGTTTATAGTATcgattaatgtattatttaaaatatctgtagttattaataactttatacaattctataatatttatgtacaaaagaaaattgtaagacgttacatattacattttttaagaatAAAGTTTAGTATATTATAATGTTATCCGATAAGGATTGTTTTGTTTAACTCTGTGttgtttttgttaaaatttatccaactaataacaaataatgtaattaaatacatgttataaaatatattttgtcagATCATATAGTGTTATTTCAGTTTTACACGTTTTAATCTAAGAACTAACTATAGAAATTAAGGTTTGaatgatatttataatattttttgtacatcTGTTTGCTGTTTGAGACATTATAATGTGCTGTTACAAAATTTACTCGAATACTCAATTTTATATTCTAGATTATATGACAGAATCTATACTGTAATTCTTAAATGTTTCTAAAAAATTGTACTGTTCAATAGCATTTCTAAcgatatttgataaataaaagaaatcttCTTGAATCGCTCGGGCGTGAAATATATCTAACTGAGTAAGTTTTGGTAAAAACAAGATGCTCATCATGAATACAATCGCCATGGTGATAAATGTACTTATAGCTGTAAACAGTGGGTGTGACAACTGCGTTTGCGCGACTTGTGCAATTCCCTTATTACCATCATATGCAGAATCAggctacaaaaaatatttatttcatcagTTTTCAAATTAGTACATTTTAACAGATGGTTACAAACACTTTAGTGTTTTACTTACAATTGTTTTATAACCATGGTCTTTTTTGAACTCTGACATGAAGGTCTTCAATGGAAAAAAATAATACTGATAAAGAGGCTGCTTGGCCGGGAACTCTACATGACTTTGCGTAGCTTGAGGTATCTCGCCGGAAGAGAATGCATTATTTAATGAAGACAAACTGAGCGTGGATCCTTTATCTAATGCATTCTTGTACATCGCCGCAAGCTCTGCTCGTGTAAATCCAAGCATTTCCGGTTCTTGTACCTTCGTGATAGTCGGCGGCTGATACTGAAAGGTCTGAATTCACATTCAAAACgttatgtatttttttcttaaattataaaatttaaaaagtaaatgttaaagtaaaaatttgtatttttcatttaGTATTTAATtgcacgcattatattgccacgcgttatatcgccacgcgttagaactTGCATTATGTcgtcacgcgttgaatctctgATGCATTGAAACCCGATATATTACCTGATAATAGTGAGGCGGAGATTCATAATCAGCTCGATGTAATTCAATTCTATCACTAATTGGAACATTATGATGTGCGCTTTGATTTCGAtaatttcctacattttgtCGCACGTTCATATTAATTCTTTGAGGTGTATaactttgtttatttttattcccATTAGTTggtgtatttttataattgtttttcAATGATAAACGATCGTAGATGTTCATAGAAGAAGGGACATTAAACTCTTGAAGCTGAAACATCACCTTCTGTAGATACTCTCCGCTGGATTCGCGGTTTGCTCGCATTTCTACGTAAACATAGTTGAACGTCATTAAAACAACGtaaattaatatcattttttgtGTTCTGTTCATTCTACTGGGTATCCCAATTTTTTGCCTTAAATAATTTCTTGTTTGTTTTTATCATTGCAATGTGTTGTCAAATATCGGTGgaattttaagtattatatataaaaaatattgttactggtattatttatattttaatggaaaataaatttcatgtcACACGCGAATGTTCGGTCATCGAACACTTACCACTGGCACGCTCGCAATTGTACTAACAGGGATGAACTGTACGTCCATCCTCGGTCAGTTTGTTCCCCACCAAGTATTCCAAGAATTTTCTTAATAGCATGTAGAAGGACCTCCATTGAATAATGTACAAATTTGCTGAATGTTAGGAAACACGATACGTTTTACATC
Above is a window of Megachile rotundata isolate GNS110a chromosome 1, iyMegRotu1, whole genome shotgun sequence DNA encoding:
- the Tsen54 gene encoding tRNA splicing endonuclease subunit 54 — translated: MDENNSQNMTEETDKFPVNMLTAEGLLKNRGIKCHAWDEYERSIKTLPKTGMKQFEPDNSWLQNMQLEKGIITRKNLLAVERVDRISQLASAEWLPAQKRAKVKKHSGQDWSSFGLEKNGALYLIPEEALFLLEANCLELTWNDVPLSIQQAYDLLIDNIECSLEEYRVYSQLVRYGYHIQRFIYASERNVKHDESVNTKRKVIVEPENGLWMIDTQESKDCINIDNQKSINSPEETNRDSKKPDVSPQKTNTDSEKHADCPKQLSIIDEISLDCPERTSMNSSIPVDCPEIINMDNRIPTDCPEKNTNSEKLDDCPKQMIKDDTDSSIEICQNVTEHSDVVNDVREVLNNLLGKIGNTEIQSESVEHESNIENCTKLNTDVESVNINGTNRKRNSRAEIISEETLLGSIKIVKDPSADYSKDDKMLNWRGSRIQRNVKLLPKRTDKVSASDISIIDSNTKTLEHCLGKHKSSSISKENSPIKRSKQEIIELSDDEVQEVPKPMTRMEILNLIPNIASQSTISIKVSRGYIPHSIKPHKTVYHYESSKLKNLQQTDKRLRPNKNVESSNTNQKTPQSYNSSTNNNVRRNTNIMPFHQNVTSVQNVFMQDYFSMQQAQHTNFNPNYVYMNRLPYMYNQSSYWHHRNTMFQNMFVAVENHSTAIHQNRFISVQMNNFLVPNITNNMIRSSISRNQFHQNFYQNSLRKLYHHKVVENTSIHCSIGRNALLSEPRQRFWSRNYQRSSNVAAKSNDEVYHSSFRALPGTSSWSELKTKWREEKTITIDDEDTEKDKIEDNNEIQVVGQIRSPLIGPKNANSLEEIFSKLKIIKSASEKTVRRKTNKYKISYNVYSNTQNYRKANPGFPLYRIVVVRQDDPFIQPIELHRLIQDSGSTPIILACVSMSISYVQPGYISVHNLT
- the wkd gene encoding TBC1 domain family member whacked translates to MAASGSHNGDAETESDKFEGSKIDRHGFLQDSNCSSDSLAKQGIPPEIMLRRERKWIQMLNNWSHFMNTNYRKVRERCRKGIPPSVRLRAWLNLCGGQLLMDGNPNLFEELVERSGDPKYIDDIKKDLHRQFPHHVMFIGEAPGQEELFKVLKAYSILNSKVGYCQAQAPIAAFLLMHMPAVQAFWCLVAICDKYLIGYYSQGMETLLRDGDILFALLKRVSPVAYKHLKKQKMEPILYMTEWFLCVYTRTLPWESILRVWDMFLCEGVKIIFKVGLVLLKGSLGRTSLTKRCPTVYETLQVLRNPPQHIMEEEALVYQIRKLNITEEDFEYEHQRQVLKRKAAEQASLSTANRTD
- the LOC105663092 gene encoding uncharacterized protein LOC105663092 isoform X3; translation: MRANRESSGEYLQKVMFQLQEFNVPSSMNIYDRLSLKNNYKNTPTNGNKNKQSYTPQRINMNVRQNVGNYRNQSAHHNVPISDRIELHRADYESPPHYYQTFQYQPPTITKVQEPEMLGFTRAELAAMYKNALDKGSTLSLSSLNNAFSSGEIPQATQSHVEFPAKQPLYQYYFFPLKTFMSEFKKDHGYKTIPDSAYDGNKGIAQVAQTQLSHPLFTAISTFITMAIVFMMSILFLPKLTQLDIFHARAIQEDFFYLSNIVRNAIEQYNFLETFKNYSIDSVI
- the LOC105663092 gene encoding uncharacterized protein LOC105663092 isoform X2, whose translation is MEHLRKALMQQQMRANRESSGEYLQKVMFQLQEFNVPSSMNIYDRLSLKNNYKNTPTNGNKNKQSYTPQRINMNVRQNVGNYRNQSAHHNVPISDRIELHRADYESPPHYYQTFQYQPPTITKVQEPEMLGFTRAELAAMYKNALDKGSTLSLSSLNNAFSSGEIPQATQSHVEFPAKQPLYQYYFFPLKTFMSEFKKDHGYKTIPDSAYDGNKGIAQVAQTQLSHPLFTAISTFITMAIVFMMSILFLPKLTQLDIFHARAIQEDFFYLSNIVRNAIEQYNFLETFKNYSIDSVI
- the LOC105663092 gene encoding uncharacterized protein LOC105663092 isoform X1, with amino-acid sequence MNRTQKMILIYVVLMTFNYVYVEMRANRESSGEYLQKVMFQLQEFNVPSSMNIYDRLSLKNNYKNTPTNGNKNKQSYTPQRINMNVRQNVGNYRNQSAHHNVPISDRIELHRADYESPPHYYQTFQYQPPTITKVQEPEMLGFTRAELAAMYKNALDKGSTLSLSSLNNAFSSGEIPQATQSHVEFPAKQPLYQYYFFPLKTFMSEFKKDHGYKTIPDSAYDGNKGIAQVAQTQLSHPLFTAISTFITMAIVFMMSILFLPKLTQLDIFHARAIQEDFFYLSNIVRNAIEQYNFLETFKNYSIDSVI